One genomic window of Canis aureus isolate CA01 chromosome 15, VMU_Caureus_v.1.0, whole genome shotgun sequence includes the following:
- the LOC144284075 gene encoding olfactory receptor 2A12: protein MGSNQTWITEVILLGFQVDPKLEIFLFGFFLLFYSLTLMGNGLILGLIWLDSRLHTPMYFFLSNLAIVDMSYASSIVPKMLASLIMQKKTISFVPCILQTFLYLALAVTECMSLVVMSYDRYVAICHPLHYTVVMSWRVCIILSATCWMFSFLLALVHITLILKLPFCGPQKINHFFCQIMSVFKLACADTRLNQIVLFAGSVFVLVAPLCLVLVSYIHILLAILRIQSGEGRRKAFSTCSSHLCVVGLFFGSAIVMYMAPKSSPSQEQRKILSLFYSLFNPMLNPLIYSLRNTEVKSALRRFLGKKSSA, encoded by the coding sequence ATGGGAAGCAATCAGACATGGATCACAGAAGTCATCCTGCTGGGATTCCAGGTTGATCCCAAACTTGAAATATTCCTCTTTGGGTTCTTCTTGCTATTCTATAGCCTTACCTTGATGGGGAACGGGCTCATCCTGGGGCTCATCTGGCTGGACTCCAGACTGCACacgcccatgtacttcttcctctcaAACCTGGCCATTGTTGACATGTCCTATGCCTCAAGCATTGTCCCTAAGATGCTGGCAAGTCTTATAATGCAGAAGAAAACCATCTCCTTTGTTCCATGCATACTTCAGACATTTTTGTATTTGGCACTTGCTGTCACAGAGTGTATGAGTTTGGTGGTCATGTCCTATGATCGGTATGTGGCCATCTGCCATCCCCTACATTACACTGTCGTCATGAGCTGGAGAGTGTGCATTATCTTGTCTGCCACTTGCTGGATGTTCAGCTTTCTCTTGGCTCTGGTCCACATTACTCTCATTCTTAAGTTGCCCTTTTGTGGACCACAAAAAATCAACCACTTTTTCTGTCAAATCATGTCGGTATTTAAATTGGCCTGTGCTGACACTAGACTCAACCAAATTGTTCTCTTTGCCGGCTCTGTGTTTGTTTTAGTCGCACCCCTCTGCTTGGTGCTGGTATCCTATATTCATATCCTGTTGGCCATCTTGAGGATCCAGTCTGGGGAGGGTCGCAGAAAGgccttctccacctgctcctcccacctctgTGTGGTGGGGCTCTTCTTTGGCAGTGCTATTGTTATGTACATGGCCCCTAAATCTAGCCCTTCTCAAGAACAAAGAAagattttatcattgttttatagcCTTTTCAATCCTATGCTAAACCCACTGATCTACAGCCTGAGGAACACTGAGGTGAAGAGTGCCCTGAGGAGATTTCTAGGGAAGAAGTCATCAGCATGA
- the LOC144284076 gene encoding olfactory receptor 2A12-like produces the protein MGGNQTWITEVILLGFQVDPALELLLFGLFCLFYTLTLLGNGVILGLICLDARLHSPMYFFLTHLAIVDMSYASNNVPKMLANLVNLKRTISFVPCIMQTFLYLAFAHIECLILVVMSYDRFVAICHPLHYTVIMNWRMCTVLASTSWVFSFLLALVHLILILRLPFCGPHEINHFFCEILSVLKLACADTRLNQVVIFAACVFILVGPLCLVLVSYSRILFAILRIQSGEGRRKAFSTCSSHLCVVGLFFGSAIVMYMAPKSNHPEEQQKILSLFYSLFNPMLNPLIYSLRNTEVKGALRRVLYRQRHI, from the coding sequence ATGGGAGGCAACCAGACATGGATCACAGAAGTCATCCTGCTGGGATTCCAGGTCGATCCAGCACTGGAGCTCCTTCTCTTTggacttttctgtcttttctatACCCTCACCCTTCTGGGAAATGGAGTCATCTTAGGGCTTATCTGCTTAGACGCTAGACTGCACagccccatgtacttcttcctcactCACCTGGCAATTGTTGACATGTCCTACGCCTCCAATAATGTCCCCAAGATGCTGGCAAATCTTGTGAATCTGAAAAGAACCATATCCTTTGTTCCTTGCATCATGCAGACTTTTCTGTATCTGGCTTTTGCTCACATAGAGTGCCTGATTTTGGTTGTGATGTCCTATGACAGGTTTGTGGCAATCTGCCATCCTCTACATTACACTGTCATCATGAACTGGAGAATGTGCACAGTCTTAGCCAGCACTTCTTGGGTTTTTAGCTTCCTCTTGGCTCTCGTCCATTTAATTCTCATCTTGAGGCTGCCCTTCTGTGGGCCTCATGAAATCAACCACTTCTTCTGTGAAATCCTGTCTGTCCTCAAGCTGGCCTGTGCTGACACTAGGCTCAACCAAGTGGTCATCTTTGCGGCCTGTGTGTTTATCTTAGTGGGGCCTCTCTGCTTGGTGCTGGTGTCCTACTCACGCATCCTGTTTGCCATCCTGAGAATCCAGTCTGGGGAAGGCCGCAGAAAGGCCTTCTCCACCTGTTCCTCCCACCTCTGTGTGGTGGGGCTCTTCTTTGGCAGCGCCATTGTCATGTACATGGCCCCCAAATCCAACCACCCAGAGGAGCAGCAGAAGATCCTTTCCCTGTTTTATAGCCTTTTCAACCCTATGCTGAACCCACTGATCTACAGTCTGAGGAACACAGAGGTGAAGGGTGCCCTGAGGAGAGTCTTATACAGGCAGAGGCATATATGA
- the LOC144284077 gene encoding olfactory receptor 2A5-like, with the protein MGSNQSWVTEFVLVGFQLGAEMEVLLFWIFSLLYIFSLLANGMILGLICLDLRLHTPMYFFLSHLAVIDMSYASNNVPKMLVNLVNQKRTISFVPCVMQTFLYLGFAATECLVLVVMSYDRYVAICHPLQYTVIMSWRLCMVLAVTSWVFSFLLALVHLILILRLPFCGPHEINHFFCEILSVLKLACADTRLNQVVIFGTCVFILVGPLCLVLVSYSCILFAILRIQSGEGRRKAFSTCSSHLCVVGLYFGSAIVMYMAPKSNHPEEQQKILSLFYSLFNPMLNPLIYSLRNTEVKGALRRALYRHRHM; encoded by the coding sequence ATGGGAAGCAACCAGTCATGGGTCACAGAATTTGTCTTGGTGGGGTTCCAGCTCGGTGCAGAGATGGAAGTGCTCCTCTTCTGGATCTTCTCCCTCTTGTATATCTTCAGTCTGCTGGCAAATGGCATGATCTTGGGACTCATCTGTCTGGACCTGAGACtgcacacccccatgtacttcttcctctcaCACCTGGCTGTCATCGACATGTCCTATGCCTCCAACAATGTCCCCAAGATGTTGGTAAACTTAGTGAATCAGAAGAGAACCATCTCTTTTGTTCCCTGCGTAATGCAGACATTTCTGTACCTGGGTTTTGCTGCTACAGAGTGCCTGGTTTTGGTGGTGATGTCCTATGACAGGTACGTGGCCATCTGCCACCCCCTCCAGTACACTGTCATCATGAGCTGGAGACTGTGCATGGTCCTGGCTGTCACTTCTTGGGTGTTTAGCTTCCTCTTGGCCCTCGTCCATTTAATTCTCATCCTGAGGCTGCCCTTCTGTGGGCCTCATGAAATCAACCACTTCTTCTGTGAAATCTTATCTGTCCTCAAGCTGGCCTGTGCTGACACTAGGCTCAACCAAGTGGTCATCTTTGGGACCTGTGTGTTTATCTTAGTGGGGCCTCTCTGCTTGGTGCTGGTGTCCTACTCATGCATCCTGTTTGCCATCCTGAGGATCCAGTCTGGGGAAGGCCGCAGAAAGGctttctccacctgctcctcccacctctgCGTGGTGGGGCTCTACTTTGGCAGCGCCATTGTCATGTACATGGCCCCCAAATCCAACCACCCAGAGGAGCAGCAGAAGATCCTTTCCCTGTTTTATAGCCTTTTCAACCCTATGCTGAACCCACTGATCTACAGTCTGAGGAACACAGAGGTGAAGGGTGCCCTGAGGAGAGCCTTATACAGGCATAGGCATATGTGA